Proteins from one Erysipelothrix larvae genomic window:
- a CDS encoding helix-turn-helix domain-containing protein yields the protein MNQQKIGEFLKRLRQEKALTQEQFSELLNVSRRTVSRWETGSNLPDISILIELADFFEVDLREILDGERKSERMNKELEETVHKVVDYSKTQQEKLNKRMHLLFMMGLMTFLIFCAMYFGKIDSKTRTYEHVSGFLLGVSLGVMIIGVMMTSKFSSQIRNYKMRILQHRRTDNYEK from the coding sequence ATGAATCAACAAAAAATTGGAGAATTTCTAAAGAGACTTCGCCAGGAAAAGGCGCTTACCCAAGAACAATTTTCAGAACTGCTGAATGTTTCCCGCAGAACCGTCTCCCGTTGGGAAACTGGAAGCAATTTGCCTGATATAAGTATTCTAATTGAACTTGCTGATTTCTTTGAAGTAGATCTCCGAGAAATACTTGACGGAGAAAGGAAAAGCGAGAGAATGAACAAAGAATTAGAAGAAACTGTTCACAAGGTGGTCGATTACAGCAAGACGCAGCAAGAGAAGCTGAATAAACGAATGCACCTACTTTTTATGATGGGACTCATGACATTTCTCATCTTTTGTGCCATGTATTTTGGGAAGATTGATAGCAAGACTAGGACCTATGAGCATGTTTCTGGGTTTTTACTTGGGGTGTCCCTAGGTGTAATGATCATCGGTGTGATGATGACCAGTAAATTTTCATCACAAATTCGAAACTATAAAATGAGAATTCTCCAGCATAGAAGGACGGACAACTATGAAAAATAA
- a CDS encoding IS3 family transposase, whose amino-acid sequence MKTIHHPNLRELFSAYVWWFNNKRLHSSLGYVPPIKYRKMHS is encoded by the coding sequence ATGAAGACAATACACCATCCTAATTTAAGAGAGCTATTTAGTGCATATGTATGGTGGTTCAATAACAAGAGACTTCACTCGAGCTTGGGGTATGTACCACCAATTAAGTATAGGAAAATGCACTCATAA
- a CDS encoding ABC transporter permease codes for MLTNNLHQSLKLLRFYLKKDRNSILIWLLGFIISVSGIAFYYSSMEMSEVEKQILYETLNSPAMILLLGLAPDVQPTTGMLFSLEMSLFTGILVVIMNILIMSSNTRKAEEGGVLELIRALPTGRFAPLIASLIQALIVNLILSLCIGISFIFIDTTVFSTQGGFLFAFSLGGTGFLFACFSAIWSQIFQSNRSAMVASFAFLGFNFILRGITDIQAPHLSWLFPLSWLYLAQPFTNNRWFILILMYSTALIAATIALLLNYHRDYDGAYIRQKPGREYAKKSLLGRFGLLHSMNKTTLISWVVGVIALGFTFGYTFTDIQEFFKGNDLIQVMFPNTTGADFSKQYLGMLATIFSILIAIAPLTFMGRLLTEEKNGRLENLISKPISRLYILMTHLIYALGALILLSSVSILSTYGTSGGSMALGEVSEAILILTPAILFILGFGILLCGILPKLYVLVWIMLGYGFFVVYFGNMLKMPEWLKGFSPFYHITPLETLDLFPLITLTSLGILFTIIGFVAYQKRDLSL; via the coding sequence ATGCTTACTAATAACCTGCATCAAAGTCTGAAACTTCTTCGTTTTTACTTAAAAAAAGATCGAAATTCAATCCTAATTTGGTTACTTGGCTTCATTATTTCTGTTTCAGGCATCGCTTTTTACTATAGTAGTATGGAAATGTCTGAAGTAGAAAAACAAATTCTTTATGAAACACTAAATAGTCCCGCAATGATATTACTACTTGGGTTAGCACCGGATGTTCAACCTACAACAGGGATGCTCTTTTCTCTTGAAATGTCTTTATTCACTGGCATTCTTGTTGTGATTATGAATATACTAATCATGAGTTCAAATACCCGCAAAGCAGAAGAAGGTGGTGTTCTTGAACTGATACGAGCACTTCCAACAGGAAGATTTGCTCCCTTAATTGCTTCACTTATACAAGCATTAATTGTTAATCTCATTTTGTCTCTTTGTATTGGTATTAGTTTTATATTCATTGATACAACGGTCTTTAGTACGCAAGGAGGTTTCCTATTTGCCTTCTCTTTGGGTGGTACTGGCTTTCTATTTGCTTGTTTTAGCGCAATTTGGTCACAAATATTTCAATCCAATCGTAGTGCGATGGTTGCAAGCTTTGCCTTTTTAGGATTCAACTTCATCTTACGGGGGATAACCGATATTCAAGCACCGCATCTTTCCTGGTTATTCCCTTTATCATGGCTGTATTTGGCACAACCCTTTACCAATAATCGTTGGTTTATCCTTATTTTGATGTATTCAACCGCTTTGATTGCGGCAACAATTGCTTTACTCCTCAATTATCATCGGGATTACGATGGTGCTTATATAAGGCAAAAGCCAGGACGTGAATACGCTAAGAAAAGCTTGTTAGGACGCTTTGGATTACTCCATTCTATGAATAAAACGACCCTGATTTCTTGGGTAGTTGGAGTAATAGCACTTGGTTTTACTTTTGGTTATACTTTTACTGACATACAAGAATTCTTTAAAGGGAATGACCTCATTCAGGTTATGTTTCCTAATACAACTGGTGCTGATTTCTCAAAACAATATCTAGGAATGCTCGCTACAATATTTAGTATATTAATTGCAATTGCACCCCTTACCTTTATGGGGCGACTTCTTACTGAAGAGAAAAACGGACGTTTAGAAAACCTCATATCAAAACCAATATCCCGCTTGTATATTCTTATGACGCATCTTATCTATGCTCTTGGGGCACTAATTCTACTAAGTAGTGTATCCATACTATCGACCTATGGCACAAGCGGCGGTTCGATGGCCTTGGGTGAGGTTTCAGAGGCTATTCTTATTTTAACGCCTGCAATCTTATTTATTCTTGGCTTTGGCATTCTTTTATGTGGAATACTACCAAAACTCTATGTACTTGTTTGGATTATGTTAGGATATGGATTCTTTGTTGTGTATTTTGGAAATATGTTGAAAATGCCTGAGTGGCTTAAAGGGTTCTCACCATTCTACCACATAACTCCCCTTGAAACGCTTGACTTATTCCCGCTTATCACGCTCACATCACTGGGTATCTTATTTACCATAATCGGTTTTGTTGCTTATCAAAAACGTGATCTATCACTTTAA
- a CDS encoding ABC transporter ATP-binding protein, with protein sequence MALVQIKSLNKKYGDFTALHDVSFNVEKGEVLGFIGPNGAGKSTTIRILLGILKANEGSARIFDKDVWDDSLEIHKHVAYVPGDVNLWPNLTGGEVIDLLMSLQGSSDFSKRDDLILRFELDPTKKTRTYSKGNRQKVAIVAALASNADLYIFDEPTSGLDPLMAQVFENEVLSLKQQGKSVILSSHILSEVEKLCDRVAIIREGRIVDIGSLSELRHLARVQMNIKTSVPFKTLFDLSYLSDVKGTPTDFSFSIDPHQISVLIEELAPYGITYIDNQLPSLEDLFMKHYDQSEGTK encoded by the coding sequence ATGGCTTTAGTTCAAATCAAAAGTTTAAATAAAAAGTACGGTGATTTCACGGCATTGCATGATGTGAGTTTTAATGTAGAAAAGGGTGAAGTGCTTGGGTTTATTGGACCAAATGGTGCGGGTAAATCTACAACAATCCGTATTCTATTAGGAATTCTAAAAGCAAATGAAGGAAGTGCTCGAATCTTTGATAAAGATGTTTGGGATGATTCTCTTGAAATACACAAACATGTTGCATATGTTCCAGGTGATGTGAATTTATGGCCTAACCTTACGGGTGGAGAAGTCATTGATTTATTGATGTCATTACAAGGAAGCTCAGATTTCAGTAAAAGGGATGATTTAATTCTCAGGTTTGAATTGGATCCTACAAAGAAAACGCGAACCTATTCCAAAGGAAACCGGCAAAAAGTTGCCATTGTCGCAGCACTTGCCTCAAATGCAGACTTGTACATCTTCGATGAACCGACTTCCGGCTTGGATCCTTTAATGGCTCAGGTCTTTGAAAACGAAGTTCTATCGCTTAAACAACAAGGAAAATCCGTAATCCTCTCAAGTCATATCTTATCCGAAGTTGAAAAGTTATGTGATCGCGTCGCAATTATACGAGAAGGTAGAATAGTTGATATTGGGTCATTAAGTGAACTTCGACACTTAGCTCGTGTTCAAATGAACATTAAGACAAGTGTACCCTTCAAGACTCTATTTGACTTAAGCTATTTAAGTGATGTTAAGGGAACACCTACTGACTTCTCATTTTCAATTGACCCCCATCAAATTAGTGTACTCATAGAAGAACTTGCACCCTATGGTATTACATATATTGATAATCAACTCCCTTCACTTGAAGATTTATTCATGAAACACTACGATCAGAGCGAAGGTACAAAATAA
- a CDS encoding DEAD/DEAH box helicase, with product MVFKEQEIKHVVSKSRNYIKIGQYMNTVDSFHIDHNPIRNSYSLNAAIDYHGYPYEVELQWNNFGKVTYYDCDCYYCTSDSACAHVGAVMRLVNAANPHTFPFHWESNRREMFEAHIKQLRMQSMVNASDVFLNQQKNVLKDIRRVEAKSIKLEPIVEQVYADAIYLRIKIGENRMYFIKNISEFIKDVASNSFHKYGKDFSTSHHESAFDVDSLKILNLMQVCTLTNDEHSRRVNEIEINAKTIDLFFDTLCDMNALDGLAFETVDLFDNPLQLQLSVDGEYIQVELANESYFMVGQKNLYAMVHGDDTKYRCIRMDTHNNPNVGVLYSRLASNPLVFRKEDFSDFDRYILNNVSQYFKVNTSGVIQRVELDNRIDIFGDINEEGVAVFNVKAYHNDTLLNETFTSKKSSSVAFEYVLDIFNEYDGILDSTKKITSFDLEKKKTNGFLQDGLEQLKQFSNVYVSESLKRLSLRKANPIRLGITFSNDLLGIDLEHDIIPKDEIKDVLNAYKRKKKFYRLKNGELVALLDEDLHDAQELLEKTGNSANDLEEGNVHVNPYRVFMLDALASQYGIETSTPFKKHLDALQIVNQTQFNVPDTINASLRPYQVEGYRWLKMLEHYGFGGILADDMGLGKTLQMICYFASNTGDKPHFVICPSSVLLNWEQEILKFSPHLKPCIIHGSKKQRDVLIDSIGDYDVVVTSYDYLKRDIERLKELEFQTVVLDEAQYIKNANSKNSKCVKLLNAKQRFALTGTPIENSLAELWSIFDFLMPEYLYKYKYFKDHFESPIVREQNKEVSVQLKQMVKPFILRRLKTEVLSDLPDKTEIDMLIEFSDEERKLYYANLAQVNEELQILGKVEKTSDIEVLALLTRLRRICCEPRTIYENITHRSSKLEAVVSFIQDLKEDGKQVLLFSSFTSVLDFIAEALNHHHISYHTLDGRVNKVDRQTRVQSFQNGEVDVFLISLRAGGTGINLTNAEVVIHFDPWWNISAQNQATDRAYRFGQTKNVLVYRFIMKDSIEEKIQLLQSRKKQLSDTFVEDSDGSVVTMTKSEILSLFASDQIPI from the coding sequence ATGGTGTTTAAAGAACAAGAAATAAAACATGTAGTATCAAAAAGTAGGAATTATATAAAAATTGGACAGTATATGAACACAGTAGATTCTTTTCATATCGATCACAATCCAATTCGTAACAGTTACTCACTGAATGCCGCAATTGATTATCACGGATATCCCTATGAAGTTGAGTTGCAGTGGAATAATTTTGGTAAAGTCACTTATTATGATTGTGACTGTTATTATTGCACCTCAGATAGTGCGTGTGCTCATGTAGGTGCTGTCATGCGCCTTGTTAATGCAGCAAACCCACACACCTTCCCGTTTCATTGGGAAAGCAATCGTCGTGAGATGTTTGAAGCACACATAAAACAACTGCGCATGCAAAGCATGGTGAATGCTTCGGACGTTTTTCTAAACCAACAAAAAAATGTGCTCAAAGATATACGTCGTGTTGAAGCCAAGTCCATTAAACTTGAACCTATTGTCGAACAAGTCTACGCTGATGCAATTTATCTTCGAATCAAGATTGGTGAAAATCGCATGTATTTCATCAAGAATATCTCAGAATTTATTAAGGATGTCGCGTCAAACTCATTTCATAAATATGGTAAAGATTTCTCAACTTCTCATCATGAGTCAGCCTTTGATGTAGATTCACTTAAAATCTTGAACTTGATGCAGGTCTGTACCCTCACAAATGATGAGCACTCAAGAAGAGTAAATGAAATTGAAATCAATGCGAAAACCATTGATTTATTCTTTGATACATTGTGTGACATGAATGCTCTGGATGGATTGGCGTTTGAAACGGTTGATTTATTCGATAATCCCCTTCAACTTCAATTAAGTGTAGATGGTGAGTATATTCAAGTTGAACTTGCGAATGAGTCATATTTTATGGTCGGACAAAAAAATCTATACGCGATGGTACATGGGGATGATACTAAGTACCGCTGCATACGCATGGACACCCACAATAACCCAAATGTTGGCGTGCTCTATTCTAGACTTGCTTCCAATCCACTGGTTTTCAGAAAAGAGGACTTCTCTGATTTTGACCGATATATATTAAACAATGTAAGTCAGTACTTTAAGGTGAATACCTCAGGGGTGATTCAACGGGTTGAATTGGATAATCGCATTGATATATTTGGGGATATCAATGAAGAAGGGGTCGCAGTTTTTAATGTGAAAGCCTATCATAATGACACATTGCTTAATGAAACGTTCACTTCTAAGAAATCATCCAGTGTTGCCTTTGAATACGTTCTTGATATCTTTAATGAATATGATGGAATCCTTGATTCAACAAAGAAAATCACATCCTTTGATCTTGAAAAAAAGAAGACCAATGGATTTCTTCAAGATGGCCTTGAACAACTCAAGCAGTTTTCAAATGTATATGTGTCTGAAAGCTTAAAACGCTTGAGCCTTCGTAAAGCAAATCCAATCCGTTTGGGGATTACTTTTTCAAACGATTTGTTGGGTATTGATTTAGAGCACGACATAATTCCTAAAGATGAAATTAAAGATGTTCTTAACGCCTATAAGCGTAAGAAGAAGTTTTATCGCCTTAAAAATGGTGAGCTGGTTGCCTTGTTGGATGAAGACTTACACGATGCACAAGAACTATTAGAAAAGACTGGGAATTCTGCCAATGATTTAGAAGAAGGGAATGTTCATGTCAATCCGTATCGTGTGTTTATGCTTGATGCACTTGCATCGCAGTATGGTATTGAGACCTCAACACCTTTCAAAAAACATTTGGATGCACTTCAAATTGTGAATCAGACGCAATTCAATGTCCCAGATACCATTAACGCAAGTTTACGTCCATACCAAGTCGAAGGCTATCGTTGGCTAAAGATGTTGGAACATTATGGATTTGGTGGGATTCTCGCAGATGATATGGGCTTAGGAAAAACCCTTCAAATGATCTGCTATTTCGCTAGTAATACCGGTGATAAACCACATTTTGTAATTTGCCCTTCTTCAGTATTACTGAATTGGGAACAGGAAATTTTGAAGTTTTCGCCACATCTAAAACCTTGTATCATTCATGGTTCTAAGAAACAACGTGATGTGTTGATTGATTCGATTGGAGATTATGATGTTGTTGTGACATCCTATGATTACTTAAAACGTGATATTGAACGCTTAAAAGAACTTGAGTTTCAAACCGTCGTATTGGACGAAGCACAATACATTAAAAATGCAAATTCAAAAAATTCTAAGTGTGTCAAACTGTTGAATGCAAAACAGCGATTTGCACTCACAGGTACCCCTATTGAAAACAGCCTTGCTGAGCTATGGTCAATCTTTGATTTTCTCATGCCTGAATACCTTTACAAGTATAAATATTTCAAGGATCACTTCGAATCACCAATTGTCAGAGAACAAAACAAAGAAGTCAGTGTTCAACTCAAGCAAATGGTCAAACCGTTTATCCTTCGGCGTCTTAAAACAGAAGTATTGTCGGATCTACCGGATAAAACAGAGATTGATATGCTCATTGAGTTTAGTGATGAAGAGCGTAAATTGTACTATGCGAACTTGGCACAGGTTAATGAAGAACTTCAAATATTGGGTAAGGTTGAGAAAACCAGTGATATAGAAGTGTTAGCACTGTTAACACGGTTAAGACGGATTTGTTGTGAACCACGAACCATATACGAAAACATCACGCATCGTTCCAGTAAACTTGAAGCGGTTGTTTCCTTTATTCAAGATTTAAAAGAAGATGGAAAACAAGTTTTACTCTTTTCAAGTTTCACGTCCGTGCTTGATTTTATTGCGGAAGCATTAAATCATCACCATATTAGTTACCATACCTTGGATGGTCGTGTGAATAAAGTAGACCGTCAAACAAGGGTGCAATCCTTCCAAAATGGAGAAGTGGATGTTTTCTTGATTTCCTTACGCGCTGGCGGTACTGGGATTAACCTAACCAACGCAGAAGTGGTCATTCATTTTGACCCATGGTGGAATATCTCAGCACAAAATCAAGCAACAGATCGTGCGTATCGTTTTGGACAAACAAAGAATGTCCTTGTTTATCGATTTATTATGAAAGATAGCATTGAAGAAAAAATTCAGTTGCTTCAATCGCGTAAGAAACAACTCTCGGATACCTTTGTGGAAGATTCGGATGGTTCAGTGGTTACAATGACAAAATCAGAAATCCTCTCCTTATTCGCATCGGACCAGATACCTATTTAG
- the rplM gene encoding 50S ribosomal protein L13, with amino-acid sequence MRQTTMTKPSEVVREWYVVDGTDKTLGRLATEVATVLRGKHKPTFTPNVDAGDYVIVINADKIKVTGDQEFKKFYYNYSGYAGGVRKRSTRVMRESYTVEWVERAIHGMIPHTKLGDKQRKHLFVYTGAEHPHAAQQPKELVVKG; translated from the coding sequence ATGCGTCAAACAACTATGACGAAGCCAAGCGAGGTAGTGCGCGAGTGGTATGTTGTCGATGGAACTGACAAGACTTTAGGACGTCTTGCTACTGAAGTTGCAACTGTACTACGCGGTAAGCACAAACCTACATTTACACCAAACGTTGATGCTGGTGATTATGTAATCGTAATTAACGCTGATAAGATCAAAGTAACAGGTGATCAAGAATTCAAAAAATTCTATTACAACTACTCTGGTTATGCAGGTGGTGTACGTAAGCGTTCAACACGTGTTATGCGTGAAAGCTACACTGTTGAATGGGTTGAACGTGCAATCCACGGTATGATCCCACACACAAAATTGGGTGACAAACAACGTAAGCACTTATTTGTATACACAGGCGCTGAGCATCCACATGCTGCGCAACAACCAAAAGAATTGGTTGTTAAAGGTTAG
- the rpsI gene encoding 30S ribosomal protein S9, whose amino-acid sequence MASKKKTLSYYGTGRRKTSVARVYLTPGSGVITINHKPIDEHLPNELLRMDVRSPFEVTSTADQFDVNVNVYGGGLTGQAGAIRHGISRALLEVSVDYRPALKAAGFLTRDPRAKERKKYGLRGARRAPQYSKR is encoded by the coding sequence ATGGCAAGCAAGAAAAAAACTTTATCGTACTACGGTACAGGACGTCGTAAGACATCTGTTGCTCGTGTTTACTTAACTCCTGGCTCAGGTGTAATCACAATCAATCACAAACCGATTGATGAGCATCTTCCAAATGAATTGTTACGTATGGATGTACGTTCACCATTTGAAGTAACCTCAACAGCAGATCAATTTGATGTAAATGTAAATGTCTATGGTGGTGGATTAACTGGCCAAGCTGGTGCAATCCGTCACGGTATTTCTCGTGCATTACTTGAAGTATCAGTAGACTATCGCCCAGCTTTAAAAGCTGCAGGCTTCTTGACACGTGATCCACGTGCGAAAGAACGTAAAAAATACGGACTTCGTGGTGCGCGTCGTGCTCCACAATACTCAAAACGTTAA
- the istA gene encoding IS21 family transposase: MSKYSIITLKKKGWSNRKIALELGIDRKTVARYLQEYNKCQIQLIDNHDLSDERKVEVIDQIVGDRHYDASKRGKRKLTQEIQARIIEIMDSEKDKDMLLGRHHKQKLTVTQIFEIIKSEGHDIGQTTIRNFVHEIQASRETFIRQDYRYGERLEFDFGEVKLLINGEPRTYYLAVFSSPASGYRYAYLYPNQRKQVFIDAHVRFFEHSKGSWGEVVYDNMRNVVKRFITPYEKEINDDCLKLALYYNFEINLTNIRSGHEKGSVENSVKVIRNRVFAKDYKFETFEEACVHLEQTLDEINIKSSIEDEKKELQPYRIPYEFADIEVYSVDKYGCIHVENNFYSVPDYLQHKRVTVKNTVNSIRIYSNHTFVYEHKKIDGHHQYQLVLDHYLNTMMTKPGSVKNSLVLKQHPELYNIYHNHYKTRTKEFIEILQENRNETYKTLKDALKYRLVSNTIDTVEYDDSIQEQSRKQLKKISQLMH; the protein is encoded by the coding sequence ATGAGCAAATATTCAATTATCACATTAAAAAAGAAAGGATGGTCCAACAGAAAGATTGCCCTTGAATTGGGTATAGACCGAAAGACGGTCGCACGGTATCTTCAGGAATATAATAAATGTCAAATACAATTGATTGATAATCATGATTTATCAGACGAAAGAAAAGTAGAAGTCATTGATCAAATTGTTGGGGACCGTCACTATGATGCAAGCAAACGAGGTAAGCGCAAGTTAACGCAAGAAATTCAAGCACGCATCATTGAAATTATGGATTCAGAAAAAGATAAAGATATGTTACTAGGAAGACATCATAAGCAAAAGTTAACAGTCACTCAAATTTTTGAAATTATCAAAAGCGAGGGACATGATATTGGTCAGACAACCATACGAAATTTTGTGCATGAAATTCAAGCTTCACGAGAAACATTTATTCGACAAGATTATCGATATGGTGAGCGGTTAGAGTTTGACTTTGGAGAAGTAAAGCTTTTAATTAATGGTGAACCAAGAACATATTATCTCGCTGTTTTCTCATCACCAGCAAGCGGATATCGGTATGCATATTTATATCCAAACCAACGCAAACAAGTATTCATAGATGCACATGTTCGCTTCTTTGAGCATTCTAAAGGCTCTTGGGGTGAAGTTGTATATGACAATATGAGAAACGTCGTGAAGCGCTTTATAACGCCTTATGAAAAAGAAATTAATGATGATTGCCTCAAACTGGCACTCTATTATAATTTTGAAATTAACCTGACTAATATACGAAGTGGTCATGAAAAAGGAAGTGTAGAAAACAGTGTTAAGGTAATTCGAAATCGTGTATTCGCAAAGGACTATAAGTTTGAAACATTTGAAGAGGCATGTGTTCATCTTGAACAGACTCTTGATGAAATCAATATAAAGAGTTCAATCGAAGATGAAAAGAAAGAACTTCAACCTTACAGAATTCCTTATGAATTCGCTGATATCGAAGTATATAGTGTTGACAAGTATGGTTGTATACACGTTGAAAATAATTTTTATTCAGTCCCAGACTATCTCCAACACAAAAGAGTTACGGTCAAAAACACCGTAAATTCGATACGCATCTATTCAAATCACACATTTGTGTACGAACATAAAAAGATAGATGGTCATCATCAATATCAGCTTGTGTTGGACCACTATCTGAATACAATGATGACTAAGCCGGGATCTGTAAAGAATTCACTTGTCCTAAAACAACATCCTGAGCTTTATAACATCTACCATAATCATTATAAAACAAGAACTAAAGAGTTCATAGAAATTCTTCAAGAAAACAGGAATGAAACGTATAAAACGCTCAAAGATGCTTTAAAGTATCGGTTGGTTTCAAATACAATTGACACCGTTGAGTATGATGACAGCATACAAGAACAATCACGTAAACAACTTAAGAAAATAAGCCAATTAATGCACTAG
- the istB gene encoding IS21-like element helper ATPase IstB gives METIEQLSKELKLSFIKTHYEAAIQEAKHKGLDFQEFLNELLYCERNNRRDNGIKQRIRAARFPQNKTLEDFTTVKFNSELKRKFKELETLNFIENKENIILMSNPGMGKTHYATALGIKACLENKKVLFISVPNLIIELKEAMSKNQITQYKKKFEKFDLVILDELGYVSFDKEGSEILFNLISNRITVGSMIITTNLMFDRWEEIFKDPILTTALVDRLTYKSHLLNMSGESYRVEETIAWLKSKE, from the coding sequence ATGGAAACAATTGAACAATTGTCAAAAGAATTAAAACTTTCATTCATAAAAACACACTATGAAGCAGCAATACAGGAAGCGAAACACAAAGGATTGGATTTTCAAGAATTTCTTAACGAACTGCTTTATTGCGAACGAAACAATCGTCGTGACAACGGAATAAAACAACGCATTCGTGCTGCTCGATTTCCTCAAAACAAGACATTGGAGGATTTTACGACTGTAAAATTTAATTCAGAATTAAAACGAAAGTTTAAAGAACTGGAAACATTGAACTTTATAGAAAATAAAGAAAACATTATCTTAATGAGTAATCCTGGAATGGGAAAAACACATTATGCGACCGCACTTGGAATCAAAGCTTGTCTAGAAAATAAAAAAGTGCTATTTATCAGCGTTCCTAATCTAATTATAGAGTTAAAAGAAGCTATGTCAAAAAATCAAATTACGCAATACAAAAAGAAGTTTGAAAAATTTGATCTAGTAATTCTTGATGAACTCGGCTATGTATCATTTGATAAAGAAGGAAGTGAAATTCTATTCAATCTAATCTCAAATAGAATAACAGTGGGCTCTATGATTATTACAACAAATTTAATGTTCGATAGATGGGAAGAAATATTCAAAGACCCCATTCTAACAACTGCTCTAGTCGACCGCTTAACCTATAAATCACATCTATTAAATATGAGTGGAGAGAGTTATCGTGTTGAAGAAACAATTGCTTGGCTAAAGAGCAAAGAATGA
- a CDS encoding sigma-70 family RNA polymerase sigma factor, producing the protein MNDTYVIYIINQAVNVSEEVYREYWKSIEHERYLTKQIRNTWVYLDHLFDEYESNTLEIKLLEDLDPTRNEALKMERYEALYKAINTLTDDEKDLLIAIYYHDLSDREYAKTKNMSQTTISKRHRSMLLK; encoded by the coding sequence ATGAATGATACATATGTGATCTACATTATAAACCAAGCAGTTAACGTTAGCGAAGAAGTTTATAGAGAATATTGGAAAAGCATTGAACATGAACGCTATCTTACCAAACAAATCCGCAACACCTGGGTTTACCTAGACCATCTTTTTGATGAGTACGAAAGTAACACACTTGAAATAAAACTATTAGAAGATTTAGACCCCACAAGAAACGAGGCACTTAAAATGGAACGATACGAAGCACTTTATAAAGCAATTAACACCCTTACCGATGATGAAAAAGATTTACTCATTGCGATATACTACCACGATTTAAGTGATCGCGAGTATGCAAAAACAAAGAATATGAGTCAGACCACTATAAGCAAAAGACATCGCTCAATGTTGCTCAAATAA